In Misgurnus anguillicaudatus chromosome 5, ASM2758022v2, whole genome shotgun sequence, a genomic segment contains:
- the ngrn gene encoding neugrin isoform X1 produces MRIYCYGLQMVTPWRMAHMLASKLVNLPGPAACQICRHASRDAYGWMSQRRSDSHPKQKQFEDMFEEDHDMDEVEAKLNSIISEEKRRNKTVRFHKLRRQMNTPGAPERRLSWDAIEQIRYLKQESPEEWTLQRLAEAFSVSPDVISRVLRGKFTPTTERKLKQDSKVLPSTGQLSLWDGKAKQARLPASAVSAAPALLSPGNTGDLATLSSRALAVKGETGLMPSGGNVPSISRVTSRLSAVQKMTPNLKDSHKSLHETNEMDVGDDEEELEEEWDGVILTEEELEKIAQTLSEKLSPVEQKGREFYDSDGNFLYRI; encoded by the exons ATGAGAATATATTGCTACGGTTTACA AATGGTCACACCATGGAGAATGGCCCATATGCTGGCCAGCAAACTGGTAAATCTCCCAGGACCTGCTGCCTGCCAGATTTGTCGCCATGCCAGCCGAGACGCATACGGGTGGATGTCTCAAAGGCGTTCTGATTCGCATCCAAAACAGAAACAATTTGAAGACATGTTCGAAGAAGACCATGACATGGATGAAGTCGAAGCCAAACTAAATTCCATCATTAGTGAAGAGAAGAGAAGGAATAAAACAGTCAGATTCCACAAGCTTAGGAGACAAATGAATACACCTGGCGCCCCAGAGAGAAGACTCAGCTGGGATGCTATTGAACAGATAAG ATACCTAAAGCAGGAATCCCCAGAGGAATGGACGTTACAAAGATTAGCAGAGGCTTTCTCTGTAAGCCCTGACGTCATCTCCAGAGTTCTCCGTGGGAAATTCACTCCGACAACAGAGCGAAAACTCAAGCAAGACTCTAAAGTGTTGCCCAGCACTGGCCAGCTGTCTCTCTGGGATGGCAAAGCAAAACAGGCCAGGTTACCCGCCTCGGCGGTCAGTGCAGCACCAGCCCTGCTCTCCCCAGGAAACACAGGTGACCTGGCAACACTGAGCAGTAGAGCTCTTGCAGTGAAGGGTGAGACAGGACTGATGCCCTCTGGTGGTAATGTCCCATCAATATCCAGAGTAACATCTAGACTTTCAGCTGTACAGAAAATGACACCTAATTTAAAGGACTCGCACAAATCTTTGCATGAGACTAATGAAATGGATGTGGGCGATGATGAAGAAGAGTTGGAGGAGGAGTGGGATGGTGTGATTCTGACTGAGGAAGAGCTGGAGAAGATCGCCCAAACACTTTCAGAGAAGCTCAGTCCAGTGGAACAGAAGGGAAGAGAGTTTTATGACAGCGATGGAAACTTTTTGTATAGAATTTAA
- the ngrn gene encoding neugrin isoform X2 — MVTPWRMAHMLASKLVNLPGPAACQICRHASRDAYGWMSQRRSDSHPKQKQFEDMFEEDHDMDEVEAKLNSIISEEKRRNKTVRFHKLRRQMNTPGAPERRLSWDAIEQIRYLKQESPEEWTLQRLAEAFSVSPDVISRVLRGKFTPTTERKLKQDSKVLPSTGQLSLWDGKAKQARLPASAVSAAPALLSPGNTGDLATLSSRALAVKGETGLMPSGGNVPSISRVTSRLSAVQKMTPNLKDSHKSLHETNEMDVGDDEEELEEEWDGVILTEEELEKIAQTLSEKLSPVEQKGREFYDSDGNFLYRI; from the exons ATGGTCACACCATGGAGAATGGCCCATATGCTGGCCAGCAAACTGGTAAATCTCCCAGGACCTGCTGCCTGCCAGATTTGTCGCCATGCCAGCCGAGACGCATACGGGTGGATGTCTCAAAGGCGTTCTGATTCGCATCCAAAACAGAAACAATTTGAAGACATGTTCGAAGAAGACCATGACATGGATGAAGTCGAAGCCAAACTAAATTCCATCATTAGTGAAGAGAAGAGAAGGAATAAAACAGTCAGATTCCACAAGCTTAGGAGACAAATGAATACACCTGGCGCCCCAGAGAGAAGACTCAGCTGGGATGCTATTGAACAGATAAG ATACCTAAAGCAGGAATCCCCAGAGGAATGGACGTTACAAAGATTAGCAGAGGCTTTCTCTGTAAGCCCTGACGTCATCTCCAGAGTTCTCCGTGGGAAATTCACTCCGACAACAGAGCGAAAACTCAAGCAAGACTCTAAAGTGTTGCCCAGCACTGGCCAGCTGTCTCTCTGGGATGGCAAAGCAAAACAGGCCAGGTTACCCGCCTCGGCGGTCAGTGCAGCACCAGCCCTGCTCTCCCCAGGAAACACAGGTGACCTGGCAACACTGAGCAGTAGAGCTCTTGCAGTGAAGGGTGAGACAGGACTGATGCCCTCTGGTGGTAATGTCCCATCAATATCCAGAGTAACATCTAGACTTTCAGCTGTACAGAAAATGACACCTAATTTAAAGGACTCGCACAAATCTTTGCATGAGACTAATGAAATGGATGTGGGCGATGATGAAGAAGAGTTGGAGGAGGAGTGGGATGGTGTGATTCTGACTGAGGAAGAGCTGGAGAAGATCGCCCAAACACTTTCAGAGAAGCTCAGTCCAGTGGAACAGAAGGGAAGAGAGTTTTATGACAGCGATGGAAACTTTTTGTATAGAATTTAA